The Echinicola rosea genome has a segment encoding these proteins:
- a CDS encoding DUF4861 domain-containing protein — MIYQRFKHLFFLPLVACLSVGGCEPKVDDDASITVSNPSQIDLVQKPIRISRSALDTTYRIGMAPLLISGAEDTIPSQLVDTDGDGQWDELFFLVDLDQGTSMQIGLNWRQSVPEWKEQTYVRFGVRSSESDTVRPAKKDTFYPNELPGVMGYQPYQTDGPSWENDKVGFRHYLDGRNSKDVFGKKIHGMSPRNVGINNAGVTEDNYHVMEDWGRDILSVGTSVGLGGYSLMIGEELVRLGVTQRDSANNVAATTFEVVESGPLLSVMTYDYEDWMPEGTGRTYQVKETTEIWPGMYGYHNSVVFENLQGDESGVIGLVNIHTEKVLQTFKKDGFTVLFTHDKQTYDKEWYLGMALIIPDAVYQGWTKAPQTGQLTDSFLAKVKVKSGEPLEYFAVAAWELADPGFAKEAYFREYLEKLVGEIAVPIATEIK; from the coding sequence ATGATTTATCAGCGATTTAAACACCTGTTTTTTTTGCCATTGGTAGCTTGTCTTTCAGTGGGAGGATGTGAACCCAAAGTGGACGATGATGCATCGATAACGGTCAGTAACCCCAGCCAGATTGATTTGGTCCAAAAGCCTATCCGCATTTCAAGGTCAGCACTGGATACTACTTATCGGATAGGAATGGCACCGCTGCTTATTTCTGGGGCAGAAGACACGATTCCAAGCCAGTTGGTAGATACCGATGGAGATGGCCAGTGGGATGAGTTGTTCTTTTTGGTTGATTTAGATCAAGGCACTTCCATGCAAATTGGCCTAAACTGGCGACAGAGTGTACCAGAATGGAAGGAACAAACCTATGTGCGCTTTGGAGTAAGGTCTTCGGAATCGGATACCGTTCGTCCGGCCAAAAAGGACACCTTCTACCCCAATGAGTTGCCGGGCGTGATGGGCTATCAGCCTTATCAAACAGATGGTCCCTCATGGGAAAATGACAAGGTAGGTTTTCGTCACTATTTGGATGGAAGAAATTCCAAGGATGTTTTTGGCAAAAAAATCCATGGTATGTCTCCTAGGAATGTCGGAATCAATAATGCAGGCGTAACCGAGGATAATTACCATGTCATGGAAGACTGGGGCAGGGATATCCTGTCCGTGGGTACCTCAGTAGGACTTGGGGGGTATTCACTGATGATCGGCGAGGAGTTGGTACGGTTGGGCGTTACCCAGCGAGACAGTGCCAATAATGTGGCTGCGACGACTTTTGAAGTAGTCGAAAGCGGGCCGTTGCTATCAGTAATGACCTATGACTACGAGGATTGGATGCCAGAAGGAACCGGGAGGACTTACCAAGTGAAAGAAACGACGGAAATCTGGCCTGGAATGTATGGGTACCATAATTCAGTGGTATTCGAAAATTTACAAGGAGACGAAAGCGGTGTAATCGGACTCGTCAACATCCATACGGAAAAGGTGCTCCAAACCTTCAAAAAGGATGGGTTTACCGTGCTTTTCACACATGATAAGCAGACCTATGACAAGGAATGGTATTTGGGAATGGCATTGATCATTCCAGATGCGGTGTACCAAGGCTGGACAAAAGCGCCACAAACGGGCCAACTAACGGATAGTTTTCTGGCCAAGGTGAAGGTTAAATCAGGTGAGCCATTGGAGTATTTTGCAGTAGCGGCCTGGGAGCTGGCCGATCCGGGATTTGCGAAGGAAGCGTATTTTAGGGAGTACTTGGAGAAATTGGTTGGAGAAATTGCGGTACCAATAGCGACAGAAATTAAATGA
- a CDS encoding VapE domain-containing protein yields MRTHKKVKDLDGGSNSSTVRMIRYLMSKYDFINNVVLNEVFASEKETNRYHPVNPNTLYIEARAGGYRTSVGEISSFLSSDYIPSTDPFVAYFEKHKELWNQAEHGDYIARFASYIHAEDQGRFNVQFKKWLVRCVACSIRDDYYNKQAFIFIQDKQNTGKTTLTRFLVPPELREYYAENISVDKDSLIALCQNFGIIQDELSTLSRAEINAQKTLMSKSTVKVRHPYDRKAKMEPRRASIWGSTNKAEFLTDETGSVRWLCFPLKGIDWDYKKDIDINIVWSQAYQLLYSDYRFEMTREEIEENERANVFFSSLTVEFELVQKYLLPGTKEDPFMTASDIVTMLTGLEDGKVRISIQEVGKALKRLGFEQCSKRGHHSSAYPRKGYYVKIENQGTTYYKGYNR; encoded by the coding sequence ATGAGAACCCATAAAAAAGTCAAAGACCTTGATGGTGGCTCGAATTCTTCCACGGTACGAATGATTAGGTATCTGATGTCCAAGTATGATTTCATCAATAACGTTGTACTGAACGAGGTGTTTGCCAGTGAGAAAGAAACCAACCGTTACCATCCGGTCAATCCTAATACACTGTACATAGAAGCCAGGGCAGGAGGTTACCGGACTTCGGTGGGTGAAATATCCTCCTTTCTCAGTTCGGACTATATCCCTTCAACAGATCCCTTTGTGGCCTATTTCGAGAAGCACAAGGAACTATGGAACCAGGCAGAGCATGGCGATTATATCGCCCGCTTTGCTTCCTATATCCATGCCGAGGACCAGGGTAGGTTTAATGTACAGTTCAAGAAATGGTTGGTGCGTTGTGTGGCCTGCAGTATACGGGACGACTATTACAACAAGCAGGCGTTCATCTTTATCCAGGACAAACAGAATACGGGGAAGACCACGCTAACACGCTTTTTGGTTCCTCCTGAACTAAGGGAGTATTATGCTGAGAATATCTCAGTGGACAAGGACAGTTTAATTGCCCTTTGCCAGAACTTCGGGATTATCCAGGATGAACTCTCCACCCTTTCCCGGGCAGAGATCAATGCCCAGAAAACCCTGATGAGCAAGTCAACCGTGAAAGTTCGCCACCCCTATGACCGTAAAGCCAAGATGGAACCGAGAAGGGCATCCATATGGGGCAGTACCAACAAGGCCGAATTCCTGACCGATGAGACAGGGAGTGTCCGCTGGCTCTGCTTCCCCCTCAAAGGAATTGACTGGGACTACAAAAAGGACATTGATATCAACATTGTCTGGTCCCAGGCCTATCAGCTCCTCTATTCCGATTACCGGTTTGAAATGACCAGGGAGGAGATCGAGGAGAATGAAAGGGCCAATGTCTTTTTCAGTTCCCTCACCGTGGAGTTTGAGCTGGTCCAGAAATACCTTTTGCCGGGAACCAAGGAAGATCCCTTTATGACCGCATCGGATATTGTGACCATGTTGACCGGTCTTGAAGATGGAAAGGTCAGGATCAGCATACAGGAGGTCGGAAAGGCGCTTAAAAGATTGGGCTTTGAGCAGTGCTCCAAGCGTGGCCACCATTCCTCTGCCTACCCCAGAAAGGGATATTATGTCAAAATAGAAAATCAGGGTACTACCTACTACAAAGGTTATAACCGTTAG
- a CDS encoding RagB/SusD family nutrient uptake outer membrane protein — translation MKNYIILFVSVIGIMGLSSCSDFLEEENRNYLSDEILLSDPTALDQMVANAYDKLRLATTFYDLDHQGTDIFTRRDIIAGISELNDYVNLRPVNGSLQTYWTNYFNVVSAANIAISRADQVQGLSNEDRAVGLGEAKFLRAFSYFHLVENFGGVPLVLEEIKTAQTDFIRASEEEVYAQMISDLDEALAGVNESPAQYGKVSKDAVRHLKAKVLLTRGYKDFGSAADFTEAAALAETVIDKHPLVDDYASLVSIENQRNDEVIFSLLYGDNPVSRGLGNNRHLLFKFVYDVYPGQTRSTLYHRGLGRAPTPYFFSLFEAGDERENATIRRLMIAEVNGPDGVIQAGDTSIYFPKTDWSEAIISSKDYVVFNPDEYFTPDGLTQVHFPNFRKFDDPGVPYTNPGINPDGERDAILIRSGETRLIAAEAYLLAGDASKAAEHINALRDRAGLEVMLEAGDIDIDVILDESAIEMAGEISRWMDLKRTGKLQERVLAHNPHAALNNAIKPFHSLRPIPQSEMDVTGNSITQNDGY, via the coding sequence ATGAAGAACTATATTATATTATTCGTAAGTGTCATCGGAATCATGGGCTTGTCTTCTTGCTCGGACTTTCTGGAAGAAGAAAACAGAAACTACCTGTCCGATGAAATCCTGCTCAGTGATCCTACCGCACTGGATCAAATGGTGGCCAATGCCTATGACAAATTGCGACTGGCTACTACCTTTTATGACCTTGACCACCAAGGAACTGACATCTTTACCAGAAGGGATATCATTGCAGGGATCAGTGAGCTAAACGATTATGTCAACCTTCGCCCGGTGAATGGTAGCCTTCAGACGTATTGGACCAATTATTTTAATGTAGTTTCAGCCGCCAATATTGCGATCAGCAGGGCAGACCAGGTCCAGGGTCTTAGTAATGAAGATAGAGCTGTAGGGTTAGGAGAAGCTAAATTTCTACGCGCCTTTTCTTATTTTCACTTGGTGGAGAATTTTGGTGGTGTCCCGTTGGTATTGGAGGAAATAAAGACTGCTCAAACGGACTTTATACGGGCAAGTGAAGAAGAGGTATATGCCCAAATGATCAGTGATTTGGACGAGGCACTGGCTGGGGTTAACGAGTCTCCTGCCCAATATGGTAAGGTATCCAAGGATGCCGTAAGACATCTAAAGGCAAAAGTGCTTTTGACAAGAGGTTATAAAGATTTTGGCAGTGCCGCTGACTTTACTGAAGCGGCTGCTTTGGCAGAAACCGTAATTGATAAGCATCCATTGGTAGATGATTATGCCTCATTGGTTTCCATAGAGAACCAACGAAACGATGAGGTCATCTTTTCCTTGCTCTACGGAGATAATCCCGTTTCCAGGGGACTCGGTAACAACCGACATTTGCTGTTTAAATTTGTTTACGACGTGTATCCCGGCCAGACCCGGTCCACCCTATATCACAGAGGGCTGGGAAGGGCACCGACACCTTACTTCTTCAGCTTGTTTGAAGCGGGCGACGAGAGGGAGAACGCTACGATCAGAAGGTTGATGATTGCGGAAGTGAATGGGCCAGATGGGGTTATTCAAGCAGGGGACACCAGTATTTACTTTCCCAAAACAGACTGGTCGGAAGCCATTATCAGTAGTAAAGATTACGTGGTTTTTAATCCTGACGAATATTTTACACCTGATGGATTGACCCAAGTTCATTTTCCCAATTTCAGGAAATTTGACGATCCTGGTGTACCATATACCAATCCAGGTATTAATCCGGACGGGGAAAGGGATGCCATTCTGATCCGATCAGGAGAGACAAGACTGATTGCTGCAGAGGCTTACCTTCTAGCAGGAGATGCCAGTAAGGCTGCAGAGCACATCAATGCACTTCGTGATCGTGCCGGATTGGAGGTGATGCTGGAAGCAGGAGATATCGATATCGACGTGATCCTGGACGAAAGTGCGATTGAAATGGCAGGAGAAATCAGCAGATGGATGGACCTCAAGCGTACTGGCAAGCTGCAGGAAAGAGTACTGGCCCATAATCCCCATGCAGCGCTGAACAATGCCATTAAGCCTTTTCACAGCCTTAGGCCTATTCCACAGAGTGAAATGGATGTAACGGGAAATAGTATCACCCAGAACGACGGATATTAA
- the mobC gene encoding plasmid mobilization relaxosome protein MobC, whose product MGRPKKPEDQKRNIKFTFRMTEEELRLLGSLCEVAAMPAADVVRSCVFKNRLPKAKVAKLDRQTYMELKRIGNNINQIAKHLNSKFEVSADRARAIDALSAKLDQIIKLLLHDR is encoded by the coding sequence ATGGGAAGACCAAAGAAACCCGAAGATCAGAAGAGGAATATAAAGTTTACTTTCCGCATGACCGAAGAAGAGCTCAGACTGCTGGGAAGTCTATGCGAAGTGGCAGCGATGCCGGCCGCTGACGTGGTCAGGTCCTGCGTGTTCAAAAACAGGTTGCCCAAGGCAAAGGTTGCCAAACTGGACAGGCAGACCTATATGGAGCTCAAAAGGATCGGCAATAATATAAACCAGATTGCAAAACACCTCAATTCAAAATTTGAAGTGTCCGCAGACAGGGCGAGGGCGATTGATGCCCTTTCCGCAAAATTGGATCAAATCATCAAACTGCTGCTCCATGATCGCTAA
- a CDS encoding tyrosine-type recombinase/integrase, translating to MKISLKKKKLQNGKLSLFIEYYKGSTIDEKGKRIHLRDFEFLKIYLHQNPNSAREKKENKEKLHLAENILAIRQSDYIQGKFDVKNLSKSKRPFLDFFKEKMEEKANSEKNYGVWTSAFVHLKNCVSPNFLFDEVDDSFTKRVRRYFDEKARTKSDLPLSMNSKYSYFNKFKACLRSAFDDGYLNINYAARVKSFEQAESQREYLTFSELQALTNTQCKYKVLKRAFLFSCLTGLRWSDINGLTWSEVRDEDDNTFRVNFRQKKTDGVEYLYISKQARDLLGERQTPHDRVFYGLKYSAVYNNEIVRWCNRAGVFKHITFHSARHTNAVLLLENGADLYTVQKRLGHKEIKTTAIYAKIVDEKMRESAHIIPNLELNLKL from the coding sequence ATGAAGATATCTTTAAAGAAGAAGAAACTACAGAATGGAAAGCTAAGTCTTTTTATAGAATACTATAAAGGCTCTACTATAGATGAGAAAGGCAAGCGAATCCATTTAAGGGATTTTGAGTTCTTGAAGATTTATCTGCACCAAAATCCAAATTCTGCTAGAGAAAAGAAGGAGAACAAGGAAAAACTCCATCTGGCAGAAAATATCCTTGCGATCCGGCAAAGTGATTACATTCAGGGAAAGTTTGATGTAAAAAACCTAAGCAAATCCAAGCGACCTTTTCTTGATTTTTTTAAGGAGAAGATGGAGGAAAAAGCCAATTCAGAAAAGAATTATGGCGTATGGACGTCCGCATTTGTTCACTTGAAAAACTGTGTTAGTCCTAATTTTCTATTTGATGAGGTTGACGATAGTTTTACCAAAAGGGTAAGACGGTATTTTGATGAAAAAGCCCGCACGAAGAGTGATCTTCCCCTTTCCATGAATTCCAAGTACTCCTATTTTAATAAATTCAAAGCCTGTCTAAGAAGTGCCTTTGATGATGGCTATTTAAACATCAACTACGCTGCTAGGGTGAAATCCTTTGAACAAGCAGAAAGCCAACGGGAGTATTTGACCTTTTCTGAACTGCAGGCTCTCACCAATACCCAGTGTAAGTACAAGGTTCTAAAAAGAGCTTTTTTGTTTTCATGTTTAACTGGACTTAGGTGGTCTGATATCAATGGCCTTACCTGGTCTGAGGTCCGGGATGAGGATGATAACACTTTCAGGGTAAACTTTCGACAAAAGAAAACAGATGGGGTAGAGTACCTATATATTTCCAAGCAGGCAAGGGATTTACTTGGTGAACGGCAAACCCCACATGACAGGGTATTCTACGGTCTTAAGTACAGTGCTGTTTATAATAATGAAATTGTGAGGTGGTGCAACCGAGCTGGGGTATTCAAGCACATTACCTTTCACAGTGCCAGGCACACCAATGCGGTACTATTATTGGAAAATGGCGCTGACCTATACACCGTCCAGAAGAGATTAGGACATAAGGAGATTAAAACAACGGCCATTTATGCTAAAATAGTGGATGAGAAAATGAGGGAGTCTGCCCATATAATACCAAATCTTGAACTAAACTTAAAACTTTAG
- the mnmE gene encoding tRNA uridine-5-carboxymethylaminomethyl(34) synthesis GTPase MnmE: MSFSISEKEDTIIALATPQGIGAIAVIRLSGKDAIRLTNEVFTGKNLEDQASHTIHFGTIRDGERVIDEVLVSLFIAPKSFTKENVVEISTHGSSYIINQVIKLLIRKGARPAKPGEFTQRAFLNGQFDLAQAEAVADLIHSDSETSHQAALHQMRGGFSGEIKELRNQLIHFASMIELELDFVEEDVEFASRDDLQQLVEKLLRVVEQLIGSFDLGNVIKNGVPTVIAGKPNAGKSTLLNALLNEEKAIVSDIAGTTRDFIEDEINIGGVIFRFIDTAGLRETTDTIEAMGVSRTQEKMKTASLILYIFDLSDTDMVEINRDINKLENLGVPFVKVANKIDKASNEFVEELNKKHPDTIFISAGQKEHLDDLRDKVLELVNLDKFRTGNTVVTNIRHYDSLVKTRESLLDVLEGIDNEITNDFLAMDIRRSLHFLGEITGEITTDDLLANIFSKFCIGK; encoded by the coding sequence ATGAGCTTTTCGATCAGTGAAAAAGAAGATACCATCATTGCCCTTGCCACTCCCCAAGGGATAGGCGCCATAGCCGTTATCCGTCTTTCCGGTAAGGATGCCATTCGGCTTACCAATGAGGTGTTTACGGGCAAAAACCTAGAAGACCAAGCCAGCCATACCATTCATTTTGGGACAATTAGGGACGGTGAACGGGTGATTGATGAAGTATTGGTATCACTGTTTATTGCGCCAAAATCCTTTACCAAGGAAAATGTAGTGGAGATTTCCACACATGGATCTTCTTATATCATAAACCAAGTGATCAAACTGTTGATAAGGAAAGGGGCGAGGCCTGCCAAACCTGGAGAGTTTACCCAGCGGGCATTTCTGAACGGGCAATTTGATCTGGCTCAGGCCGAGGCAGTGGCAGACCTGATTCATTCGGACAGTGAAACATCCCATCAGGCAGCACTCCATCAAATGAGGGGTGGGTTTAGTGGAGAGATCAAGGAGCTGCGTAACCAATTGATCCATTTTGCCTCGATGATAGAATTGGAATTGGATTTTGTGGAAGAGGATGTGGAATTTGCCAGTAGGGATGATCTGCAGCAGTTGGTTGAAAAACTTTTACGCGTAGTGGAGCAGTTAATTGGGAGTTTTGACTTGGGAAATGTGATCAAAAATGGGGTACCGACGGTCATTGCCGGTAAGCCCAATGCCGGAAAATCCACGTTACTAAATGCGCTCCTCAATGAAGAAAAGGCCATTGTTTCGGACATTGCTGGCACCACGCGGGATTTTATCGAAGATGAAATCAATATTGGCGGGGTGATTTTCCGTTTTATCGATACGGCCGGCCTACGGGAAACGACGGATACCATTGAAGCAATGGGGGTTTCCAGGACCCAGGAAAAGATGAAAACCGCCTCGCTAATTTTGTATATTTTTGATCTTAGTGACACGGACATGGTAGAAATCAACCGTGACATCAATAAGTTAGAGAATCTCGGTGTACCATTCGTAAAGGTGGCCAATAAAATAGACAAGGCCAGCAATGAGTTTGTAGAAGAGTTAAACAAAAAGCATCCCGACACGATCTTTATTTCTGCTGGTCAGAAGGAGCACTTGGATGATCTAAGGGACAAGGTATTGGAGTTGGTAAATTTGGACAAATTCAGAACAGGCAACACCGTAGTAACCAATATCCGCCATTATGATTCGTTGGTGAAGACTCGAGAATCATTATTGGATGTTTTAGAGGGCATTGACAATGAAATCACCAACGATTTTTTGGCGATGGACATCCGCCGTTCCCTCCATTTTCTTGGAGAAATTACCGGTGAGATTACTACTGATGATTTACTGGCTAATATATTTAGTAAGTTTTGTATCGGCAAATAA
- a CDS encoding helix-turn-helix transcriptional regulator gives MENEIILQKLNRIEKYICGLKNILNVEELCEYTGFKKSFIYKLVHEAKIPYSKPNGKMLFFEKKKIDEWLLQNSHKPESEIKMDAFRYKKTR, from the coding sequence ATGGAAAACGAAATTATCTTACAAAAACTCAACCGAATTGAAAAGTATATTTGTGGCCTAAAAAATATACTAAATGTAGAGGAGCTATGTGAATATACTGGCTTCAAAAAATCATTTATCTACAAGTTAGTCCATGAGGCTAAAATCCCGTATTCCAAACCCAATGGGAAGATGCTATTTTTTGAGAAAAAGAAAATTGATGAATGGCTATTGCAAAACAGCCATAAACCAGAAAGTGAGATCAAAATGGATGCCTTTCGATACAAGAAGACCAGATAA
- a CDS encoding toprim domain-containing protein, whose translation MNIKQASELSIIAFLEKLGIRPSKVSGDSYFYHSPYRKENTPSFKVSASKNLWIDFGDNNYGGKVLDLVMKLKPGLSVSDALHYIEDITGNSFSFHPQVSMEKEREHKIVIRSVKAIGSNPALMDYLLHRKVSAETASRFCMEVYYSIGDKKYFGIGNKNENGWAIRNAYWKGSSAQGISYYPGEGKTLHMFEGIFDLLSFYERKQKDVEPDDFLVLNSLSNMDAARKILGEFPQVNLYLDNDIQGKAWTKRLLKDFSQCTDQSGKYLGHKDLNDYHRKSKSVGVRR comes from the coding sequence ATGAACATCAAACAAGCAAGCGAGCTGTCCATTATTGCCTTTCTTGAAAAGCTTGGCATCAGGCCCTCCAAGGTTTCCGGGGATAGTTATTTCTATCATTCCCCATACAGGAAAGAAAATACACCTTCCTTTAAGGTCAGTGCCTCCAAGAACCTATGGATTGATTTTGGGGACAACAATTATGGGGGAAAGGTCCTTGACCTGGTCATGAAATTGAAACCAGGCTTGTCCGTTTCCGATGCCCTTCATTACATCGAAGATATTACTGGTAATTCTTTTTCTTTTCACCCACAGGTATCCATGGAAAAGGAGCGTGAGCATAAAATAGTAATCCGATCGGTCAAAGCCATTGGAAGCAACCCGGCCTTAATGGATTACCTTCTCCACCGGAAGGTCAGCGCCGAGACGGCATCCAGGTTTTGCATGGAAGTGTATTATTCCATAGGGGACAAAAAATATTTCGGGATCGGAAACAAGAACGAGAACGGCTGGGCCATACGGAATGCCTATTGGAAAGGCAGCAGTGCGCAGGGCATTAGTTACTATCCAGGGGAAGGCAAAACCCTCCATATGTTCGAAGGGATTTTTGACCTGCTCAGTTTCTATGAACGAAAGCAAAAAGATGTCGAACCCGATGACTTTCTGGTGCTGAATTCCCTGTCCAACATGGATGCGGCAAGAAAGATTTTGGGAGAATTTCCGCAGGTAAATCTTTACCTGGACAATGATATACAGGGCAAGGCGTGGACAAAAAGATTGCTGAAAGACTTCAGCCAATGCACTGATCAATCAGGTAAATATTTGGGACATAAGGATCTAAACGATTACCACCGAAAGTCAAAAAGCGTTGGGGTGCGAAGGTAG
- a CDS encoding thioredoxin family protein, protein MKRLTFLLAFMLFAFLGMAQEEQAIKWYTFEEATALNKENPKMVIVDVYTDWCGWCKKMDKETFTDAEVISYLNDHFYAVKLDAENNGKKFEFKGEEYTEASMARAMRVSSYPNFVIIDSTMENITQLPGYRKPEAFIKDLKTTIQRFGKD, encoded by the coding sequence ATGAAAAGACTTACATTCCTCCTGGCTTTTATGCTGTTCGCTTTTTTGGGTATGGCCCAAGAAGAACAAGCGATCAAATGGTACACTTTTGAAGAAGCCACCGCACTAAACAAGGAAAATCCCAAAATGGTCATCGTGGATGTTTATACGGATTGGTGTGGCTGGTGCAAAAAGATGGATAAGGAAACCTTTACCGATGCAGAAGTGATCAGTTACTTGAACGATCATTTCTATGCCGTGAAGCTGGATGCAGAAAACAACGGTAAGAAATTTGAATTTAAAGGGGAAGAATACACCGAGGCGAGTATGGCGAGGGCCATGCGGGTAAGTTCTTATCCCAATTTTGTAATTATTGATTCCACCATGGAAAATATAACCCAACTTCCTGGATACCGCAAACCTGAGGCTTTTATCAAAGACCTCAAAACTACTATTCAGCGGTTTGGTAAAGATTAA
- a CDS encoding relaxase/mobilization nuclease domain-containing protein, protein MIAKQSIGKNFMGALDYNLKKMVTSDEVKRAEVLETNFSSLDREMVQKEVELMKSMNPRLKRNTYHVSLSFGKEEKISNKKMLSIANAYLKGMGFDDNAYFIFRHHDAEHPHCHLLALRNRFDGTVVSDSNNYRKSESLVRKLEKKYGLQQVKSSKEAKVKAPNKDEIEMVMRTGKPSKKMVLQQIVGEALKQTNTMTDFIQQVEAAGANLLFNQASTGRVSGVAYCYEGFKAKGQSLGNQFKWKNIANTLHYEQTRDRQAIGQANARTTSKYPGGLSGNGQKTTRVHGVHSQDPGQSPAHQQKAGQTERSDRDQLSMWGQNEFQTGIGKKGTSTSGGITTKNRKEIDLGHQVVGGAIDILDLLLRPVPNSGEVDPIPRKKKKKRKKGRSI, encoded by the coding sequence ATGATCGCTAAACAGTCCATCGGAAAAAACTTTATGGGAGCATTGGATTATAATCTCAAAAAGATGGTGACCAGTGATGAAGTAAAGCGTGCAGAAGTTCTGGAAACAAACTTTAGCAGCTTGGACAGGGAAATGGTACAGAAAGAAGTAGAGTTGATGAAAAGCATGAATCCACGGCTTAAGCGGAATACCTACCACGTCAGCCTAAGCTTTGGCAAGGAGGAAAAAATATCAAATAAAAAAATGCTGTCCATAGCCAATGCATACCTGAAAGGCATGGGCTTCGATGACAATGCCTATTTCATTTTCAGGCATCATGATGCCGAACACCCCCATTGCCACTTGCTGGCATTGAGAAACCGGTTTGATGGAACAGTGGTCTCCGATAGCAACAACTACCGAAAGAGCGAAAGCTTGGTGAGAAAACTGGAAAAGAAATATGGTCTGCAACAAGTTAAGAGCAGCAAGGAAGCTAAGGTCAAGGCGCCCAATAAGGATGAAATCGAAATGGTGATGAGAACCGGAAAACCATCCAAGAAAATGGTGCTCCAGCAAATAGTGGGAGAGGCCTTAAAGCAGACCAATACCATGACAGACTTTATCCAACAAGTTGAGGCAGCAGGGGCTAATCTACTGTTCAACCAGGCCAGTACCGGCAGGGTGTCAGGCGTGGCCTACTGCTATGAAGGCTTTAAGGCCAAGGGGCAATCTTTGGGCAACCAATTCAAATGGAAGAACATCGCAAATACTTTACACTATGAGCAAACTAGAGATCGCCAAGCAATTGGCCAGGCAAACGCAAGAACAACATCAAAATACCCAGGAGGACTATCAGGAAATGGTCAAAAAACAACTCGAGTTCATGGGGTACATTCCCAAGATCCAGGACAGTCTCCTGCACATCAGCAGAAAGCTGGACAGACAGAACGATCAGATCGAGACCAATTATCAATGTGGGGTCAAAATGAATTCCAAACTGGAATTGGTAAAAAAGGAACTTCAACATCAGGGGGAATTACAACAAAAAATCGAAAAGAAATTGACCTTGGTCATCAAGTTGTTGGCGGTGCCATTGATATTCTTGACCTGTTGCTTAGGCCTGTTCCTAATTCTGGGGAGGTAGATCCAATTCCTCGAAAGAAAAAGAAGAAGCGGAAAAAGGGTAGGAGTATTTAA